CCGACATAGAATGGGCATGCCCTCGGATGTGGCGGTTGGGCTTTTAAAGGCCGGTATAGAAACTGTGGTGATTACCAGAGGAAAACAGGGATGTCAGGTTTTTCAGGAAAATGGCAATAGTTTTGAACAGCCCGCATACCAGGTCACTGCGCGCGATACAACAGGGGCGGGAGATGCCTTTCGAGCCGGTCTTATTTACGGGTATTTGCAGGGATGGACGCTGACGCGCAGTGTGCAATTTGCCAGCGGAAGTGCGGCATTAACATGTGCCAGGGCCGGTGGTGCAGGCCATATTCACGGGGCAGAACAGGTCTTGCAACTGATCGCTGTAGATTAATTTTTTTAAATTTTATGATTATGGATGAATACAGACGATGCTGGAACAACGGGCTACGGTAAAAAATAAACTGGGCATTCACGCGCGACCCGCGGCTTTGCTGGTACAGGCGGCGGCTAAATTTACTTCTGAAATTACACTGGAAAAAGATGGTCTGACAATCAATGGCAAGAGCATTATGGGTGTGATGATGTTGGCTGCAGAAGTGGATTCTGTGATCACGGTGCGGGTTGAGGGAGAAGATGCCCGCCCTGCACTGGATCATATCGTCGAAATGATTGAATCAAAGTTTGACTGAGCTATGAAATATCTCAAAGGCATACAGGCGTCTCCGGGCATTGCGATTGCATCGGTTTATTTATACGATCCAGAAGAGTTTCCCGTGGATCAACGCCGGATAGATCCTCGCGATATTCCCGCAGAAAAGGCGAGACTACAAGAGGCAATCAAAGCAGTGTCTGAGGATTTCGCAGCTACGCGGGCGCATGTCGAGGACATACTGGGCAAAGAGCACGCGCAGATATTCGACGCGCATCTGCTCATGTTGCAAGACCCCATGCTTCTCGAGCTTACATATCCACACATAGAAAAATATAATGCCGAATACGCTTTCTGGACGACTTTCCAGAATTTGAGTCGTCAATTTGAAGCGTTTCAAGATGATTATTTGAGAGAACGCGGTGCCGATTTATTGGGCATTGCAAAGCGGGTGTTAGCCAAATTGGGGAATTGGGAAAAAGCGGGATTAGACCGATTGCCCGACAAATCGATTGTCGTTGCGCGCGATTTAATGCCCGACGATATGGCACACTTGCAACCCGACCGGGTTTTGGGGCTTGTGACAGAGGTCGGTGGTCCCACGTCTCACGCAATTATTCTGGCGCGCGGATTAGAGATCCCAGCTGTTGTCAGCGTTGCCAATGCGCTATCTGATGCGCGTATAGGCGATATCGCGATAGTAGATGGTCGCCGCGGACATTTTATTCTCAACCCGGATGATAAAACACTCGCGCAGTATCGGGATCTGGCTGAAAAACTGAGAAGGCGAAAAGCCGGGTTGGTCGATTCCCGAGATTTGCCCGCCCAGACTAAGGACGGTGTTCGGGTCGCGTTGCAGGCCAATGTGGAATTGCCCAGCGAGGTGCATTCTGCGATGGACTACGGCGCTGAGGGCGTCGGGTTGTATCGCACGGAATATCTCTATCTCGCCAGCGATATTTTGCCCGATGAGGCCTCGCAGGTTACCGCATATTCGCAAATGGCCAGGCGCATTGCGCCACACCCCCTCGTGATTCGCACCCTGGATTTGGGGGGGGATAAAATGTCGCATGTGCTCAATACACAGACAGAAATGAATCCCTTTTTGGGGTTGCGTTCCATCCGGCTGACGTTGAGACATCGCGATCTTTTTAAAATACAGCTTCGGGCGATCTTAAAAGCGAGCGCCGTTGGTAATGTGAAGTTGATGTTGCCCCTGATTTCGGGGATCGACGAATTGCGTGAGGCCCTTGCTGTACTCAATGAGGTGCGCGAAGAATTGACGCGAGAAAGCGTACCTTTTGATCCTCAGTGTCCTGTTGGGGTCATGATCGAAGTCCCTTCTGCTGCGCTGATAGCCGATCAATTGGCGCGGGAAGTCGATTTTTTCAGCATTGGCACCAATGACCTGATCCAGTACACGCTTGCTGTTGATCGCGGCAATGATCTCGTCTCGTATTTATTTGAGCCGTTTCACCCTGCGGTTTTGCGATTGATCAAGGGCGTGGTTGATGCAGCGCATGCAGAAAATATACCGGTGACTGTTTGCGGCGAGATTGCGGGAGATCCGCATTCTGGATTGTTGCTAGTGGGCATGGGGGTTGATAAGCTGTCGATGACGCCTTCGGCATTGCCCGAGGTCAAACGCGCAATTCGCAATACATCCTTTAAGCAGCTTCAGGCACTTGGCGAAGATGTGCTCAATATGCAGGAGATCGCAAATATTCGGGCGCGCGTAAACGCCACGTTATCCGATGAGGATGACGAGATGTTCGTTGGCGGGGAGAGTGGTGAGACGACACTACAAATGAGATTGTCATTGTTCTGATTTTTTATAGGAGTGGGCTTTATGGGCCGTTTGTTTACGTCGGAATCAGTTTCTGAAGGGCATCCAGATAAGGTGGCGGATCAAATTTCGGATGCGGTGCTCGATGCCATGTTGAAGCAAGATCCCAAATCCAGGGTGGCTTGTGAAACGCTGGTGACAACCGGGCTTGTGTTAGTCGCAGGGGAAGTGACGAGCGAGGCTACCGTGGATCTTCAGTCGCTGGTGCGCGGCGTGATTAAAGAGATTGGCTATACGGATTCGAGCTATGGATTTGATTACAGAAGTTGTGCTGTGTTGGTGGCCTTAGACCAGCAATCGTCCGATATTGCGCTGGGGGTGGATACGGGTGGCGCAGGTGATCAGGGGATGATGTTTGGATATGCGTGTCGAGAAACACCTGAACTGATGCCGTTGCCCATTATCCTGTCTCACAAATTAGTGGCAGAACTCGCGCAAATTCGCAAGGACAAAG
The sequence above is drawn from the Gemmatimonadota bacterium genome and encodes:
- a CDS encoding HPr family phosphocarrier protein; translation: MLEQRATVKNKLGIHARPAALLVQAAAKFTSEITLEKDGLTINGKSIMGVMMLAAEVDSVITVRVEGEDARPALDHIVEMIESKFD
- the ptsP gene encoding phosphoenolpyruvate--protein phosphotransferase, with protein sequence MKYLKGIQASPGIAIASVYLYDPEEFPVDQRRIDPRDIPAEKARLQEAIKAVSEDFAATRAHVEDILGKEHAQIFDAHLLMLQDPMLLELTYPHIEKYNAEYAFWTTFQNLSRQFEAFQDDYLRERGADLLGIAKRVLAKLGNWEKAGLDRLPDKSIVVARDLMPDDMAHLQPDRVLGLVTEVGGPTSHAIILARGLEIPAVVSVANALSDARIGDIAIVDGRRGHFILNPDDKTLAQYRDLAEKLRRRKAGLVDSRDLPAQTKDGVRVALQANVELPSEVHSAMDYGAEGVGLYRTEYLYLASDILPDEASQVTAYSQMARRIAPHPLVIRTLDLGGDKMSHVLNTQTEMNPFLGLRSIRLTLRHRDLFKIQLRAILKASAVGNVKLMLPLISGIDELREALAVLNEVREELTRESVPFDPQCPVGVMIEVPSAALIADQLAREVDFFSIGTNDLIQYTLAVDRGNDLVSYLFEPFHPAVLRLIKGVVDAAHAENIPVTVCGEIAGDPHSGLLLVGMGVDKLSMTPSALPEVKRAIRNTSFKQLQALGEDVLNMQEIANIRARVNATLSDEDDEMFVGGESGETTLQMRLSLF